From a region of the Theobroma cacao cultivar B97-61/B2 chromosome 8, Criollo_cocoa_genome_V2, whole genome shotgun sequence genome:
- the LOC18591741 gene encoding MLO-like protein 9 has product MGGGEGGGAAARELDQTPTWAVAVVCAVIVVISIVLEKLLHAIGEWFEERRKMALYEALQKVKGELMVLGFISLLLTFGQSYISNICIPVKVADTMLFCPKRVDTTHHKAQNKQPEQQHGGESAHRRLLFYERRFLGGASKGAACEHGYVPLISVNGLHQLHIFIFFLAVFHVTYSAITMLLGRLKTRGWKEWERECTGVNEFNDPSRFRLTHETSFVRDHTRPWTKTKFSFYFVCFWRQFFRSVRKADYLTMRHGFVTVHLAPGSKFDFQKYIKRSLEDDFKVVVGISPILWASAVIFLLLDVNGWHAMFFLSMIPLVVTLAVGTKLQAIIAQMAIEIVEKHAVIQGMPLVQVSDGHFWFAWPRLVLHLIHFVLFQNAFEITYFFWITYEFGLQSCFHQDLRLIFARVILGVVVQFMCSYITLPLYALVTQMGSTMKRSIFDEQTSKALKQWHMKAVKKVGDGKPEAPRTRTLGGSPENSPLHERSAAGNMDRLDDQDVAIEAETSTPNRTANIRASVDLNGGQHDLLTGP; this is encoded by the exons ATGGGGGGAGGTGAAGGAGGCGGTGCTGCTGCGAGGGAGCTTGACCAAACGCCAACCTGGGCTGTGGCGGTTGTTTGTGCTGTCATCGTTGTTATTTCAATCGTCCTGGAAAAGCTTCTCCATGCAATTGGGGAG TGGTtcgaagaaagaagaaagatggctTTGTACGAGGCTCTACAAAAAGTTAAAGGCG AACTTATGGTTTTGGGATTCATTTCTCTGCTTCTGACATTCGGGCAGAGTTATATCTCCAATATCTGTATTCCAGTAAAGGTTGCGGATACTATGCTGTTTTGCCCCAAGAGAGTTGATACTACACATCATAAAGCACAGAATAAGCAGCCTGAGCAACAACATGGTGGCGAGAGTGCACATCGGAGACTGCTATTTTATGAGCGTAGATTTTTAGGTGGTGCTAGCAAAGGTGCAGCGTGCGAGCAT GGGTACGTGCCACTAATATCTGTCAATGGATTACACCAGTTGCATATTTTCATATTCTTTTTAGCAGTTTTCCATGTGACATACAGCGCCATAACAATGCTGCTTGGAAGATTAAAG ACACGAGGGTGGAAGGAGTGGGAACGGGAATGTACTGGTGTTAATGAATTCAATG ATCCTTCAAGGTTTAGGCTCACTCATGAGACATCCTTTGTGAGAGACCACACCAGGCCCtggacaaaaacaaaattctcCTTTTATTTC GTATGCTTCTGGCGACAATTCTTCAGGTCTGTTCGCAAGGCTGACTATTTAACAATGCGCCATGGATTCGTCACT GTTCATTTAGCACCTGGAAGTAAGTTTgactttcaaaaatatattaaaagatcACTAGAGGATGACTTTAAGGTTGTCGTTGGAATTAG TCCGATATTATGGGCTTCGGCAGTGATCTTTCTCCTTCTGGATGTTAATG GATGGCATGCTATGTTTTTTCTATCCATGATTCCTCTAGTG gTAACATTAGCAGTTGGAACCAAGCTTCAAGCAATTATAGCTCAAATGGCAATTGAAATAGTAGAAAAACATGCTGTAATACAAGGGATGCCTCTTGTGCAAGTCTCTGACGGGCATTTTTGGTTTGCTTGGCCTCGGTTAGTCCTTCATCTCATCCACTTTGTGCTGTTTCAG AATGCATTCGAGATCACATATTTCTTCTGGATAACG TATGAGTTCGGCCTACAGTCATGTTTTCATCAGGATTTACGTCTTATATTTGCAAGAGTTATTCTTGG GGTAGTAGTCCAATTCATGTGCAGTTACATCACACTTCCACTTTATGCCCTTGTTACTCAG ATGGGATCAACCATGAAGAGGTCAATCTTTGATGAACAAACTTCCAAGGCCCTAAAGCAGTGGCACATGAAGGCTGTGAAGAAGGTGGGCGATGGGAAGCCAGAAGCCCCTCGTACAAGAACATTGGGTGGAAGCCCTGAGAATTCCCCGCTACATGAACGCTCTGCCGCTGGGAACATGGATCGTCTAGATGATCAGGATGTTGCTATTGAAGCAGAGACATCAACCCCTAATCGGACAGCAAACATCAGAGCTAGTGTGGATCTGAATGGAGGTCAGCATGACCTTCTGACTGGACCATGA
- the LOC18591742 gene encoding peptidyl-prolyl cis-trans isomerase FKBP18, chloroplastic, with protein sequence MASVRILQRCNLDCHKICSKCSANQTHNTKQVVLSIPISRRCAILVSSVPFFLVSLPQFSEARERRNKKTIPIEDYLTTPEGLKYYDVVEGKGSVAEKGSTVQVHFDCIYRGITAVSSRESKLLAGNRIIAQPYEFKVGATPGKERKRDFVDNPNGLFSAQAAPKPPPAMYSITEGMKVGGKRTVIVPPEAGYGEKGMNEIPPGGTFELNIELLQVMPPEEK encoded by the exons ATGGCATCAGTAAGAATTCTACAGAGATGCAACCTTGATTGTCATAAAATCTGCTCAAAATGCAGTGCAAATCAAACGCACAACACAAAGCAAGTTGTTTTATCAATACCCATTTCAAGAAGGTGTGCGATATTAGTCTCTTCAGTGCCTTTCTTTCTCGTTTCACTGCCCCAGTTCTCAGAGGCCAGAGAGAGACGCAACAAGAAGACCATTCCCATTGAAGACTATCTCACCACCC CCGAGGGATTGAAATACTATGATGTTGTCGAAGGAAAGGGTTCTGTAGCAGAAAAAGGATCAACTGTACAG GTGCACTTTGACTGCATATACCGTGGTATTACTGCTGTTTCAAGTCGGGAGTCTAAACTTCTAGCTGGAAATCGTATCATTGCCCAG CCATATGAATTCAAGGTTGGAGCTACTccagggaaagaaaggaaacgaGATTTTGTAGACAACCCAAATGGTTTGTTTTCTGCACAAGCTGCACCAAAGCCCCCACCAGCTATGTACTCAATAACAGAAGGAATGAAAGTGGGGGGAAAG AGGACTGTCATTGTTCCTCCAGAGGCGGGCTATGGCGAGAAAGGAATGAATGAGATCCCG CCAGGAGGCACATTCGAGCTAAACATCGAGCTTTTGCAAGTGATGCCACCCGAAGAGAAGTAA
- the LOC18591743 gene encoding dolichyl-diphosphooligosaccharide--protein glycosyltransferase subunit 1A — protein MEISRFGLLVFTIAILASPALSDLVLSKVDRRIYLTSQIVRISSTLKVENAGSEMVSEVLLAFPELQAKNLAYLMAAQHEGKGKAKNSVVALSVEVASPKDMPPALTFYSVSLPKGLAEGDSFTFDVLAVYTHALQPIPEQITQADIQLVVYQESAYYLSPYVVKVQSLSIKLPDSRIESYTKLENTKIHGSEIKYGPYENLPTFSYSPIVVHFESNQPFAVAQELVREIEVSHWGNVQVTEHYKLVHGGARSKGEFSRLDFQARPNLRGASAFRYLVANLPPRAHSVYYRDEIGNISTSYLWGDSKKTELLIEPRYPMFGGWKTAFTIGYGLPLQDFLYKSEGKRFLNITFSTPMVELIIDTLIVKVVLPEGSSDISVSAPFPVKQWQETKISHLDIDGRPVVVLEKTNVVPEHNQYFQVYYKFNKLSMLREPLMLISGFFFLFVACIVYMHADISISKSSASYLAKQQWEEVQGAIQQVQNIMSRCLTTHDKLEASLRDLSRTGDVQACKAARKAADGLLKELSKELKPLLTFLHSSPSAAQILPKVEELVAKERELQEKVMAKHSTVVDGYEKKSGARDIENRVALQQQKLTALRQEVDNLLEFIDEI, from the exons ATGGAGATTTCGAGGTTTGGTTTACTTGTGTTTACAATCGCAATTCTGGCATCACCGGCACTCTCCGATCTAGTCCTCTCCAAAGTCGATCGACGC ATTTATTTGACATCACAAATTGTACGGATTTCTTCAACTTTAAAG GTGGAGAATGCAGGTTCTGAGATGGTGTCTGAGGTTCTGTTGGCTTTTCCCGAGCTTCAAGCCAAAAACTTGGCATATTTGATGGCTGCCCAACATGAAGGGAAAGGGAAAGCAAAAAATTCTGTGGTTGCTCTCTCTGTTGAGGTCGCCAGCCCGAAAGACATGCCTCCTGCTTTAACATTCTATTCAGTGTCATTGCCTAAGGGATTAGCTGAGGGTGATAGCTTCACTTTTGATGTCTTGGCTGTATATACCCATGCCTTGCAACCTATTCCTGAGCAAATCACTCAGGCTGATATTCAGCTTGTAGTTTACCAGGAAAGTGCATACTATCTATCTCCTTATGTTGTCAAGGTCCAGTCCCTAAGCATTAAATTGCCTGATTCTAGAATTGAATCCTATACAAAACTGGAGAACACAAAGATTCATGGTTCAGAAATCAAATATGGTCCTTATGAGAATCTTCCTACATTCTCGTACTCACCCATAGTAGTTCATTTTGAGAGCAATCAACCCTTTGCTGTTGCTCAGGAATTGGTGAGAGAGATAGAAGTTTCCCATTGGGGTAATGTGCAGGTCACCGAGCATTACAAGCTCGTCCATGGTGGAGCCCGAAGCAAGGGTGAATTTTCCAG GCTTGATTTCCAGGCTAGACCAAATCTTCGAGGTGCATCAGCCTTTAGGTATCTTGTTGCAAATTTGCCACCAAGGGCTCATTCTGTTTATTACAGGGATGAAATTGGCAATATATCAACATCTTATCTGTGGGGTGACTCCAAAAAG ACTGAACTATTGATTGAACCAAGGTACCCCATGTTTGGTGGCTGGAAAACTGCTTTTACCATTGGATATGGCTTGCCACTTCAGGACTTCTTGTATAAATCAGAGGGGAAACGCTTTCTTAACATCACTTTTAGTACCCCAATGGTTGAGTTGATTATTGATACTCTCATTGTGAAG GTTGTGTTGCCCGAGGGTTCTAGTGACATATCTGTATCTGCTCCATTTCCTGTGAAGCAGTGGCAAGAG ACCAAAATCTCCCACTTGGATATTGATGGTAGACCGGTAGTTGTGCTGGAAAAGACTAACGTTGTGCCGGAGCACAATCAATATTTTCAG GTCTATTACAAGTTCAACAAACTATCGATGCTTAGAGAGCCACTGATGCTAATTTcaggatttttctttctttttgttgcttGCATTGTTTATATGCATGCTGACATATCAATCTCCAAGTCTTCTGCTTCTTATTTGGCTAAACAGCAGTGGGAAGAG GTTCAGGGTGCAATTCAGCAGGTTCAGAATATCATGAGCCGATGCTTGACAACACATGATAAGCTGGAAGCATCACTACGTGATCTTTCTAGGACAGGGGATGTTCAAGCCTGTAAAGCTGCTCGAAAAGCAGCTGATGGTTTGTTAAAGGAGCTGTCAAAAGAATTGAAACCATTGCTGACCTTCTTGCATTCTTCTCCATCAGCTGCTCAAATATTACCCAAG GTGGAAGAGCTGGTGGCTAAGGAGAGAGAATTGCAAGAAAAGGTGATGGCAAAGCACTCTACAGTGGTGGATGGCTATGAGAAGAAGTCTGGGGCACGGGATATTGAGAACCGGGTGGCGTTGCAGCAACAGAAACTTACAGCATTGAGGCAGGAGGTTGACAATCTTCTTGAGTTCATTGATGAAATATAA
- the LOC18591744 gene encoding outer envelope pore protein 21B, chloroplastic isoform X2, whose product METSLRYGGDSKALRIHAKEKFPIDSKTHLQVRGELDTKTGAPGNLCAMIRHFYPDRKSEGAAEFSFSIFNFQKDQDVRLKLGYEVFDKVPYMQIRENNWTLNADMNGRWNIRYDL is encoded by the exons atggagaCATCGTTGAGGTACGGTGGAGATTCCAAAGCTCTAAGAATCCACGCCAAGGAGAAGTTCCCTATCGATTCCAAAACCCATTTGCAG GTTCGTGGCGAGCTAGACACAAAAACTGGGGCCCCGGGTAACTTATGTGCTATGATAAGGCACTTCTATCCTGAT AGGAAGTCAGAAGGAGCTGCTGAATTTTCTTTTAGCATATTCAATTTCCAGAAAGACCAAGATGTTAGACTCAAACTTGGCTACGAAGTATTTGACAAG GTTCCATACATGCAGATTAGGGAAAATAATTGGACCCTCAATGCTGACATGAATGGTAGATGGAACATAAGATACGATTTGTGA
- the LOC18591744 gene encoding outer envelope pore protein 21, chloroplastic isoform X1: METSLRYGGDSKALRIHAKEKFPIDSKTHLQVRGELDTKTGAPGNLCAMIRHFYPDLLTSLGVGMRYDKRDKVRYTVQGKKSFLVTNNGLVNFIVKGRYDVDQEFKGRKSEGAAEFSFSIFNFQKDQDVRLKLGYEVFDKVPYMQIRENNWTLNADMNGRWNIRYDL, translated from the exons atggagaCATCGTTGAGGTACGGTGGAGATTCCAAAGCTCTAAGAATCCACGCCAAGGAGAAGTTCCCTATCGATTCCAAAACCCATTTGCAG GTTCGTGGCGAGCTAGACACAAAAACTGGGGCCCCGGGTAACTTATGTGCTATGATAAGGCACTTCTATCCTGAT TTACTTACAAGCCTTGGTGTAGGAATGCGCTATGATAAGCGTGATAAGGTGCGGTACACAGTGCAAGGAAAAAAGTCTTTTCTTGTAACCAACAATGGTTTGGTAAACTTCATTGTCAAGGGAAGATACGATGTTGACCAAGAATTCAAGGGG AGGAAGTCAGAAGGAGCTGCTGAATTTTCTTTTAGCATATTCAATTTCCAGAAAGACCAAGATGTTAGACTCAAACTTGGCTACGAAGTATTTGACAAG GTTCCATACATGCAGATTAGGGAAAATAATTGGACCCTCAATGCTGACATGAATGGTAGATGGAACATAAGATACGATTTGTGA